Proteins from one Niallia circulans genomic window:
- a CDS encoding DUF896 domain-containing protein, which produces MITNEQLNRINELAKKKKEHGLTEAEAKEQTKLRAEYLKSFRSSMLNTLENVKIYDPNGDDVTPQKIKDIQEKKKLH; this is translated from the coding sequence ATGATAACAAATGAACAGCTTAATCGTATAAATGAATTAGCAAAGAAGAAAAAAGAACACGGTTTAACAGAAGCCGAAGCAAAAGAACAAACAAAATTACGTGCAGAATACTTAAAATCCTTCCGTTCTTCCATGCTTAACACACTTGAAAATGTTAAGATATATGATCCTAATGGAGACGATGTTACTCCTCAAAAAATCAAAGACATCCAAGAAAAGAAAAAGCTTCATTAA